In Bradyrhizobium lablabi, one DNA window encodes the following:
- a CDS encoding peptidylprolyl isomerase — MIRALAFIVALICAAPALAQPLPAGLDKQNAIVIDTTKGRIVIKLRTDIAPQHAERIKQLAREGFYNNVPFHRVMDGFMAQTGDGKNFDGTGGSKYPNLKQEFSNVHFKRGIVGMARRGDSVDSANSQFFIMFADGASLDGQYTVIGEVVSGMDVVDKLKKAPPGSAGGAVTDPDKMVKVQVASDIK; from the coding sequence ATGATCCGAGCTCTCGCCTTTATCGTCGCGCTGATTTGCGCGGCCCCCGCGCTTGCGCAGCCGCTGCCCGCAGGTCTCGACAAGCAGAACGCGATCGTCATCGATACGACCAAGGGGCGGATCGTCATCAAGCTGCGGACCGACATCGCGCCCCAGCATGCCGAGCGCATCAAGCAACTGGCGCGCGAGGGCTTTTACAACAACGTGCCGTTCCACCGCGTCATGGACGGCTTCATGGCGCAGACCGGCGACGGCAAGAATTTCGACGGAACGGGCGGATCGAAATACCCGAACCTGAAGCAGGAATTCTCCAATGTTCATTTCAAGCGCGGCATTGTCGGCATGGCGCGGCGCGGCGACAGCGTCGATTCCGCCAATTCGCAGTTCTTCATCATGTTCGCCGATGGCGCGAGCCTCGATGGCCAATACACCGTGATCGGCGAAGTGGTGTCGGGAATGGACGTGGTCGACAAATTGAAGAAGGCGCCTCCGGGCTCTGCCGGCGGCGCCGTGACCGATCCGGACAAGATGGTGAAGGTACAAGTCGCCTCCGACATCAAGTGA
- the queA gene encoding tRNA preQ1(34) S-adenosylmethionine ribosyltransferase-isomerase QueA has protein sequence MRTDLFDFELPASSIALRPASPRDSAQMLTVQPDGALADRVVADLPLMLRPGDQLVVNDTKVIAAQLKGRRIGRETEPKIDATLIKRLDGSRWQALAKPAKKLSPGDVIRFGNEGKVCLLGHLDAQVEHKGDDGEVTLSFSFHGPTLDSAIADLGSPPLPPYIASKRAPDERDEADYQTMFAANEGAVAAPTAGLHFTEALEAALRARGIGIHRITLHVGAGTFLPVKAEDTAGHKMHSEWGTISRETADALNAARAAGGRIVAVGTTSLRLLESAAAEDGTIGPFADETAIFITPGYRFRAVDILMTNFHLPRSTLFMLVSAFSGLDTMKRAYAHAIAGGYRFYSYGDACLLFRAPDKLGRELIPA, from the coding sequence ATGCGCACCGACCTCTTCGACTTCGAGCTTCCTGCCTCAAGCATCGCGCTGCGCCCGGCGAGCCCGCGCGATTCCGCGCAGATGCTGACCGTGCAGCCGGACGGCGCCTTGGCCGACCGCGTCGTCGCCGATCTGCCGCTGATGCTTCGGCCCGGGGACCAGCTCGTCGTCAACGACACCAAGGTGATCGCGGCCCAGCTCAAAGGCCGCCGTATTGGGCGTGAAACCGAGCCGAAGATCGACGCAACATTGATAAAACGCCTCGACGGCTCCCGCTGGCAAGCACTGGCAAAACCGGCGAAAAAACTGTCGCCAGGCGATGTGATCCGCTTCGGCAATGAGGGCAAGGTGTGCCTGCTCGGCCATCTCGATGCGCAAGTCGAGCACAAGGGTGACGACGGCGAAGTCACGCTGTCGTTTTCATTTCACGGGCCGACGCTCGATTCTGCCATTGCCGATCTCGGCAGCCCGCCGCTGCCGCCTTACATCGCCTCCAAGCGTGCGCCCGATGAGCGCGATGAAGCGGACTACCAGACTATGTTCGCGGCCAATGAGGGCGCGGTCGCAGCACCTACCGCCGGATTGCATTTTACGGAGGCGCTGGAGGCGGCGTTGCGCGCGCGCGGGATCGGCATTCACCGGATCACGCTGCATGTCGGCGCAGGGACCTTCCTGCCGGTCAAGGCGGAGGATACGGCCGGGCACAAGATGCATTCCGAATGGGGCACGATCTCCCGCGAGACGGCCGATGCGCTGAATGCGGCCCGCGCCGCCGGCGGCCGCATCGTCGCCGTCGGCACCACCTCGCTGCGGCTGTTGGAGAGCGCCGCCGCCGAGGACGGCACCATCGGACCGTTTGCGGATGAAACCGCGATCTTCATCACGCCGGGCTACCGCTTTCGCGCGGTCGATATTTTGATGACCAATTTTCACCTGCCGCGTTCGACGCTGTTCATGCTGGTGTCGGCGTTTTCGGGGCTCGACACCATGAAACGCGCGTACGCCCACGCGATCGCTGGTGGATACCGGTTCTATTCCTATGGCGACGCCTGCCTGCTGTTTCGTGCACCTGACAAGCTAGGGCGCGAACTCATTCCAGCGTAG
- the coaD gene encoding pantetheine-phosphate adenylyltransferase: MPRIALYPGSFDPVTNGHLDVVRHAVVLCDRLIVAVGLNSTKQPLFSTDERLDMVKAVFAPVAAKAGCAFDCTTYDNLTVAAAQKHGATIMIRGLRDGTDLDFEMQIAGMNETMAPDVHTVFVPASPAVRPITATLVRQIAGMGGDVSPFVPPLVAAGLKTKFGG, from the coding sequence ATGCCCCGTATCGCGCTTTATCCCGGCTCCTTCGACCCCGTCACCAATGGCCATTTGGACGTGGTCCGGCACGCCGTCGTGCTGTGTGACCGGCTGATTGTCGCCGTCGGCCTGAACTCGACCAAGCAGCCGCTGTTTTCGACCGACGAGCGCCTGGACATGGTCAAGGCCGTGTTTGCGCCGGTCGCCGCCAAAGCCGGCTGCGCCTTCGATTGCACGACCTATGACAATCTCACCGTTGCTGCGGCGCAAAAACACGGCGCGACCATCATGATCCGCGGTTTGCGCGACGGCACCGACCTTGATTTCGAAATGCAGATCGCCGGCATGAACGAGACCATGGCGCCTGACGTGCATACGGTGTTCGTTCCGGCATCGCCCGCCGTCCGCCCGATCACCGCCACACTGGTGCGCCAAATCGCCGGCATGGGTGGCGACGTATCGCCGTTCGTGCCGCCTTTGGTCGCGGCCGGCCTTAAGACCAAATTCGGCGGCTAA
- a CDS encoding DUF4870 family protein — MTLTSETPRPIVSDNALAVIVYVLYCVGYFTGISALIGVIIAHVKVHDTDPVLRSHYQFQIRTFWIGLLYLAIGIPLCMVLIGIPVLAWWLLWSLIRIIKGIISVNEYKPIANPRSWLFG, encoded by the coding sequence CCGAAACCCCGCGACCCATCGTCTCGGACAATGCTCTCGCTGTCATTGTCTACGTGCTTTACTGCGTGGGCTATTTCACCGGGATTTCGGCGCTGATTGGCGTCATCATCGCGCACGTGAAGGTCCACGATACCGACCCGGTGCTGCGGTCGCATTACCAGTTCCAGATCAGGACCTTCTGGATCGGATTGCTGTACCTCGCGATCGGCATTCCGCTGTGCATGGTGCTCATCGGCATCCCGGTTCTTGCTTGGTGGCTCCTGTGGTCGCTGATCCGCATCATCAAGGGCATCATATCGGTCAACGAGTACAAGCCGATCGCCAATCCCAGGTCCTGGCTGTTCGGGTAA
- a CDS encoding uracil-DNA glycosylase, translating to MTPSAFVTALADVRLPSVFNPYSDCCAIHDRADAAKTRRKNLEVFLQGALSSKVETIWVARDLGYRGGRRTGVPLTDEVHLDGVGRLFGGIELKRATRGPVMAERTAAVVWRVLSRIHKPVVLWNVFPFHPHEPNDHLSNRCHTSAERLIALPLFETLIEMFQPRRLVAIGRDAQLALKDIKIPVTTVRHPSYGGQNEFIAGLYDLYGVNEQPAPELDLRDKAKVLPRSSPTRRAERTVPAG from the coding sequence ATGACACCTAGCGCTTTTGTCACAGCACTCGCAGATGTGCGCTTGCCCTCGGTGTTTAATCCATACTCGGATTGCTGTGCCATCCATGACCGTGCTGATGCCGCCAAAACGCGCAGGAAAAATCTTGAGGTGTTCCTTCAGGGCGCCTTGAGCAGCAAGGTCGAGACAATTTGGGTCGCGCGAGACCTTGGTTATCGCGGGGGCCGCCGCACCGGCGTCCCGCTCACGGACGAAGTTCACCTGGACGGTGTTGGGCGTCTTTTTGGAGGCATCGAGCTTAAGAGGGCGACGCGAGGGCCTGTAATGGCGGAAAGAACTGCGGCAGTTGTTTGGAGAGTGCTATCGCGCATTCACAAGCCAGTCGTGTTGTGGAATGTCTTCCCGTTCCATCCCCATGAGCCAAACGATCACCTATCAAACCGCTGCCACACCTCGGCCGAGCGCCTTATTGCGCTACCGCTATTTGAAACCTTGATTGAAATGTTTCAACCGCGGCGGCTGGTTGCGATTGGGCGAGATGCGCAACTCGCCTTGAAAGATATTAAAATCCCCGTCACCACCGTGCGGCATCCAAGCTACGGCGGACAGAATGAGTTTATCGCCGGCCTCTACGACCTTTATGGCGTCAACGAGCAGCCGGCCCCCGAACTTGATCTCCGCGACAAGGCGAAGGTCCTGCCGCGGTCTTCGCCAACGCGGCGGGCTGAGCGCACTGTTCCAGCAGGTTGA
- a CDS encoding ImmA/IrrE family metallo-endopeptidase: MATDYAGAVRNGAMAAARLHVEFGTQAKMQQQGGGIDVFDAVLGVHLPLLLRPLDGLLGAYLPDPIPGILVTTERPLSIQRFTAAHELGHFRLRHRPSLDDENNILRRMTMTATPTAADPDMQEVEADAFAVGFLMPRWLIGWHCLRQGWLASDLRKPHVVYQLSLRLGASYEATTWTLQRYNLIAGEAGRALRQSPPRQLKIDLLEGHRPSDYRGDVWLLTERDADTRIDGSRNDHFVLRLNEHSGGGYLWNMDQLRESGFVIIHDDRESTDHEGVGGPVVRHVTAGLELEEGQRGQLSLNEARPWQPGSPISRVTLNYDLTGPEEQGFSRAERRRLLEAA; this comes from the coding sequence ATGGCTACCGACTACGCAGGGGCAGTGCGAAACGGGGCGATGGCGGCGGCCAGACTGCACGTCGAGTTCGGTACCCAGGCCAAGATGCAGCAGCAAGGCGGCGGCATCGATGTGTTCGATGCTGTGCTTGGCGTCCACCTACCCCTGCTACTGCGTCCTCTAGATGGGCTTCTTGGCGCATACCTTCCCGACCCGATACCCGGCATTCTCGTCACCACCGAACGTCCGCTCAGCATCCAGCGCTTCACGGCCGCGCATGAACTCGGGCATTTCCGGCTCAGGCATCGTCCCAGTCTGGATGATGAAAACAACATCCTGCGTCGCATGACCATGACCGCCACGCCGACGGCGGCCGATCCCGACATGCAGGAGGTCGAGGCTGACGCCTTTGCCGTGGGCTTCCTCATGCCGCGCTGGCTTATCGGTTGGCATTGCCTCCGGCAAGGCTGGCTGGCCTCGGACCTGCGGAAGCCTCATGTTGTGTATCAGCTTTCGTTGCGCCTCGGGGCGAGCTACGAGGCCACGACGTGGACGCTTCAACGGTACAACTTGATTGCCGGGGAAGCTGGACGTGCGTTGCGCCAATCGCCGCCGCGGCAATTGAAAATCGATTTGCTCGAAGGTCACCGTCCGAGCGACTACCGCGGGGACGTTTGGCTTCTCACAGAACGCGATGCCGATACACGCATCGACGGCAGCCGCAACGACCACTTCGTCTTGCGCCTCAATGAACACAGCGGCGGCGGATATCTTTGGAATATGGATCAACTACGTGAGAGCGGCTTCGTGATCATTCACGACGATCGGGAGTCGACGGATCATGAAGGCGTTGGCGGCCCGGTCGTTCGCCACGTCACCGCTGGACTTGAACTTGAAGAAGGTCAGCGTGGCCAGTTGTCGCTCAATGAAGCTCGCCCTTGGCAACCAGGTTCACCCATTTCGCGAGTGACGTTGAACTACGACCTCACAGGGCCTGAAGAACAAGGCTTCTCGCGGGCTGAACGCCGCCGACTCCTCGAAGCAGCATGA
- a CDS encoding helix-turn-helix domain-containing protein, whose protein sequence is MTDQSASTFNEEGERQRLGERLREARKYLGLKQEDVATYLKIPRTALVDIESGQRRVEAMELTRLAKLYKQPVSYFTGEDAAAAALPPSVAHLARQAAALSDQDQAELGRFVEYLRARSQAGQE, encoded by the coding sequence ATGACCGATCAATCCGCCTCAACCTTCAACGAAGAAGGCGAACGTCAGCGACTTGGCGAAAGGCTTCGGGAGGCTCGCAAGTATCTGGGCCTCAAGCAAGAGGACGTGGCTACCTACCTGAAGATCCCGCGTACGGCGCTGGTCGATATCGAAAGCGGTCAGCGCCGTGTCGAAGCGATGGAACTGACGCGCCTCGCAAAGCTATACAAGCAGCCGGTGAGCTATTTCACGGGAGAAGATGCCGCGGCAGCCGCCCTTCCCCCCAGCGTCGCGCACCTCGCACGGCAGGCAGCCGCATTGTCCGATCAAGACCAGGCAGAGCTCGGGCGGTTCGTTGAATATCTCCGCGCCCGCTCACAGGCCGGCCAGGAGTAG
- a CDS encoding peptidylprolyl isomerase has protein sequence MADTENTLILETTQGPVTIEMRPDLAPGHVARIKELVREGFYDGIVFHRVIDGFMAQTGCPQGTGTGGSGKKLKAEFNNEPHVRGTTSMARAASPDSGDSQFFICFDDASFLNKQYTVWGKVVSGMENVDKIKRGEPVKDPDKIVKARMALDDAA, from the coding sequence ATGGCTGACACCGAAAATACTTTGATCCTCGAAACCACGCAGGGTCCGGTCACGATCGAGATGCGGCCCGATCTTGCCCCCGGTCACGTCGCGCGGATCAAGGAACTGGTGCGCGAAGGATTTTACGACGGCATCGTGTTCCACCGCGTGATCGACGGCTTCATGGCGCAGACCGGCTGCCCGCAGGGCACCGGAACCGGCGGCTCCGGAAAAAAACTCAAGGCCGAATTCAACAACGAACCGCATGTGCGCGGCACCACCTCGATGGCGCGCGCGGCCAGCCCGGATTCCGGCGACAGCCAGTTCTTCATCTGCTTCGACGACGCCTCCTTCCTCAACAAGCAGTACACGGTCTGGGGCAAGGTGGTTTCGGGCATGGAGAACGTCGACAAGATCAAGCGCGGCGAGCCGGTGAAAGACCCGGACAAGATCGTCAAGGCGCGGATGGCGCTGGACGACGCGGCGTGA
- a CDS encoding C1 family peptidase: MTSTTIKIDLRRLFGPVRDQGQRPTCLAFAMSDIHAALRGAWSPLSCEYIFFRAQQRSKRKPTEGATLPSMLEALRDDGQPHETGWEYLAQLPADLTQWEPPAGVTPLFKRAGEAGKDTVDAIIAELDQNRPVLALMRLSRSFDWVKADGIVDPGQNEQPEYLRRHAVIAVGHGEVGGQRAVLVRNSWGDGWGLGGYGWLTENFLKPRVFRLAILKEDLSAPGNSVAA; encoded by the coding sequence ATGACCTCTACAACGATCAAGATAGACCTCCGCCGGCTGTTCGGCCCGGTGCGAGATCAGGGACAGCGCCCCACGTGCCTGGCGTTTGCCATGAGCGACATACATGCGGCGCTACGCGGGGCGTGGTCCCCGTTGTCTTGCGAGTACATTTTCTTCCGTGCGCAACAACGCTCGAAGCGCAAGCCGACGGAAGGAGCGACCCTGCCGTCGATGCTCGAAGCACTGCGCGATGACGGACAGCCGCACGAAACGGGTTGGGAGTACCTTGCGCAACTTCCCGCCGATTTGACCCAATGGGAGCCGCCCGCCGGCGTTACGCCGCTATTCAAGCGTGCCGGTGAGGCCGGAAAAGACACGGTTGATGCGATTATCGCCGAACTTGATCAAAACAGGCCCGTTCTCGCGCTGATGCGCTTGTCGCGCTCGTTCGATTGGGTAAAGGCCGATGGCATCGTCGATCCCGGACAGAATGAGCAGCCTGAATATCTTCGCAGGCACGCCGTGATCGCCGTCGGCCACGGTGAAGTTGGCGGGCAACGTGCCGTGTTGGTCCGCAATAGCTGGGGCGATGGGTGGGGGCTCGGTGGCTACGGGTGGCTGACGGAGAATTTCTTGAAGCCGCGCGTGTTTAGATTGGCAATCCTGAAGGAGGATCTCAGTGCACCTGGCAATTCCGTCGCAGCCTGA